cttcgcccttcagtagccgggatgggctccggcaccccgcgaccccgaaagggaagaagcggtcaagaagatggatggatggatggaagcaGAAGCGACTGAAACTCACTAAAAGATGGAGGCGAACTTCATGTCCCTCCAGATCCCGGAGAAGATCTCGAAGCGGACCGACTGAGTCCGCCTGAAGCGGCTCAGCAGCTCCTCGCAGTCCGCCTTCACGTGCCGCCTGCAGAAATCCATCACTCCCTGTTTCCCGCCTCAGCCTCGGCGACAGGAATCCCGGCAGACTGATCCGGAAGTCGAGCTTTTATGACGTCACGAGAGGACTTCACGAACCGTCCGGAAAAAGAGATCCacgaacatttttctttattgatgaGAAACATTTATAGTTAAAGCCTTAAAAACACACCATACAACATTTGaagcattattttaaaaataaaatctaaatgtattATACAACAACTTTAATATGGAAAAACTCCCTTCTACAATCCAAGTACAGACAGAAATATTCCATTAAATATGGTCAAAATGGACAAACTGTAAAATCAACTTGGTCAGACTTTATGTGAATGAAGCTTTGGAATGTATGCTTTACAATTTcagtgacattttattttttaagggcCTGTGtgtatgatttgttttttcGCTTGCTTCTATTAAGCATTcatataaaaaacagacaataaacaATTACTGATAGATATAGAATAATTTTGGTTTGGTGATTTCTCAATGGTTCTGAGAGCCCGGCTGGTTCAGTCATCTATTCTTGTGGCTAGCTCTTGTTTATAGGCCATGTCTCTGAGCCATAAAGCAGGATGGAGAGGACTCCTGAGTTGTAAATCTGGAGCTTTGATATTTTGGTGCCACCGAAGTGGTTTTCTAAGAGATTGCAGAGCTGTTGCTGCCAGTACCCTTCTGCAGGTGATCTCTGGTTTTAGGTCGCCGTTAGTGGTCACTAAGGAGCCCAGGTGTGCAAAACTCTTCACAGGCTCGATGAAGTCATTGCCAAGCTGAGGGGTGGTGGGTCTGggccagaggtctgcaacctttaacactttaaGAGAAATAagctattttactttttttaaactttactttacagttaaatttaaaactgaaagctttgtatttttctgtgacCAGAGAGCCAAAATGGAGGGATAGAAGAGCcagatgtggctctggagcagCAGGTTCCAGACCCCTGAGCTGGGCCATTACCAGTTTTGCATACATTTGGTTTTTGTCCAGTTTACTTGGAAGACAAACTTCTTTGCTTCTTTGCTATAAAAAGTACAAAGTTGAAAACTTGAAGTATTTAATGACTTTGGATATTGTCTGAGCATCTGTGAGGAACAGTTTGATAAACAAAGATGAATTAACCACAGAAACATAGCAAGAAGACTGCTGGGACAACATAAAAGTCAGAATCTGTGTTTCCACCCAAAAGCAGAGGAATTCATAACACAAGTTCTATCtaatacaattattttgtttgctatttgtgtggttttttgtgttgcacaacattttcacaaaacgTACAAAATTTACAGCGTCAAAccaatttaatgtattttcatgaggttatatttaaaattagggcataattattttcatgaataaatgttaaaacaacaagaagTTTCTGGTCGGTCAGGAATATTTCAGTAGAGTGGAACATCAACTAGGTCAGAATCAGTATTTTATAGAAATGTTTACAGAAAATGAGTTatgaactttaaaattaaagctggtgtacaaaaataattatcctagatcacgtgtcaaagtcaaggcccgggggccggatctggccctcgggGTAATGATTttcggccctccaaatcattttattttattattattaatgatgaGATGTTATCTTATCTGCttctcttatttctaactaacgtagttttgaaaaaaaaaaaaataattatggagagtaaaatattgaacgttctttaaggtttaagttgatttattctggaataatattcctgcctctttttaataatcataattatattaaaaaaattaacttttttgttgtggttttaaaacTTTCGCTTTAGTGTGTTCTATAATTTTTTATGCTGTTCggcctgcaacctaaggtgtgttctggattttggccccttgtgcgattgtgCTTGAAACCCTGTCTGAGATGATCAAGTATAATATGACCTCTAtggaaaaatttaaaatatggaATAGAAAATTAACAACAACAATTGGACTTCTGAAACTTTTTAGATTTGTTGCTTCTGTTTAAACAGACCCtgcgctgttttttttttcttttattgaccATGTTTTATATggttcatcatttttttctgtttctggaatGACCTGAGTATTGCACTAAATATTGTGCTGACATtgtgtttgaatttaaaaaggTATAATATGATAAAcgtttgattttattattactattattatctttttgtaGCTAATAAAACTATGTATTTAGCAGAAAACAAATGCCTAAAAGATtccaaactgttgtttttcatgttgaagaaaaaaaaactataataataataatataagaACAGAAAATGCGGATATTTTCAGATGCCCGTGAACGCACCACCCGGATTTACGTATCACGTCGGGCGGAAGTAAACAATCCCCCAGCTGACGTGGAGGAGCGACGCGGAACTCTCCGGTTCGGTAGAAAGCTGCTGTTTTCAGTCGGTGTCCGGTTTTGTAGAAAGTTCTCCGGTCCGGTTCCGATCCAGTATCCCCCTGAAGAAAGATGGCGGCGGAGGAGGAGGCCAGCCGGCCGTTCGCGGGGCTCTCCGACGTCTCCATATCGGAGGACATCCCCGTGGAGGGGGACATCTCGGTGCCCGTGGGCCCCTCTAGAACCGACGAGGAGTTCTCCACTTTGGACGAGCCGGTGAAGGAGACCATCCTGCGGGATCTGCGGGCGGTGGGCAACAAGTTCATCCACGTGCTGTACCCGCGGCGCAGCTCGGCGCTGCTGCGGGACTGGGACCTGTGGGGCCCGCTGCTGCTCTGCGTCACGCTGGCCCTGCTGCTGCAGGACGGGACGGCCGACAGCGACCTGGAGGGAGGACCGCAGTTTGCGGAGGTACCGCAATGTGCGGGAGAGGGGCTTGTTTGTAAACTTTCAACAAAAGCAGCGATTCCTGACTGTATAATAATAAGGTTCTCCACAAAATTTAACAcatcagtttttcttcttttttaacttgatttaaaatttatagaaatatttatttcaaacactCGATAAAATGCATATTCACTAATTTGACCAAAGTCTTAATTATTGGTGAGttcagtgattaaaaaaaaaaaaaacactcctgaAATTTCCACCTCGGCTAAATATTCCAGCGTCAGCTTCAGTGGGAACGAGGAGGAGATGATGAAGGAAGTGTTGGAGCATCAGCTAACAGCAGGGCATCACCCCTCACATCAGCTCAAGAACACACAGAATCACAGGGAAtggggtttccatggcaaccagctGCATCCAGGCCGAATGCTTTCTGGAGTGCACTCCAGAGGACAGAAGGTCCAGAAAGACCCGGATGAGAGTTTTGTGTGATAGAACCAGCCCTtctctgaacaaaaacatggatgtaaaaacactagttttttgcatagacttctgggaaatttcgactGCCCTCGATgatggaattgtagattcagacagcactagaacatggcgaacgcactatataatCAGTAGgaaaggaattcggacataaaCATTACTAaaacagaggtcaaaggtcattgTCCACTCAGGAACTTGATGTTGAAAGATAGTTGGTCCACAGagagtttttaaatctttgagttaGATAAAAGGAGtggaaataaaatgttcaaatccaagatgaaaacgtttttatttagcaatgtgttttaaaatgggaactattttatgtgtatttttttaatattttaaatttctgaattttaatcttgttgacttttatgattttacttgtgttttatcaatagatttttgtttccttttgtgatcttttaattatttttgtacagcactttgaattgCCTTGGGTAGGaattgtgctttataaataaacttgcttgcttgctaaataaaaaattctaaaaaaaaataataaagtaaaaacagaaaagctttgATCTTAAAGGCAACATTAAAAGACTTAAAGACAGACTCTGTTCAAATTCATATTATTTtctggttttaacatgttttaaagaaagttaagcttaaaactacatttctgaatatttctttattcaaactgaatcaggagcagatggaattGTGCAGAGACGTCTAGGAGCGACTGCAAAGAACCAAACTATGATGGATTGTACCGCTGCTGCTCACGTTCTCAGAGCGCCCCCTGTTGGTTGATGTGTGCGCTCTCTTCTTCTCCTCTGACATTTGCTTGCAGGTCTTCGTCGTCGTCTGGTTCGGCTCCATCATCATCACGCTGAACTCCAAGCTGCTGGGCGGGACGCTCTCCTTCTTCCAGAGCCTGTGCGTGCTGGGATACTGCATCCTGCCTCTGACCGTGGCCATGGTGGTGTGCCGGGTCGTCCTGCTCGCCGCCCCCGGAACGGT
The genomic region above belongs to Oryzias melastigma strain HK-1 linkage group LG22, ASM292280v2, whole genome shotgun sequence and contains:
- the yipf6 gene encoding protein YIPF6, with translation MAAEEEASRPFAGLSDVSISEDIPVEGDISVPVGPSRTDEEFSTLDEPVKETILRDLRAVGNKFIHVLYPRRSSALLRDWDLWGPLLLCVTLALLLQDGTADSDLEGGPQFAEVFVVVWFGSIIITLNSKLLGGTLSFFQSLCVLGYCILPLTVAMVVCRVVLLAAPGTVSFVVRLVVVTASFGWSTFASTAFLSDSQPANRRALVVYPVFLFYFVIGWMVLTYFPVKNRQP